The DNA region TCAATTGCCACCTGGCATTAACTATCGTACGGATAGCAATCGCGCAGCAGATTATCGTGAGCGTTTATCCCTATTGACGGAAAATGGAGTTCTGGCCATTGTTATAGTACTGCTTATATTGACACTTTTCTTAGAGTATCGTCTGGCTTTTTGGGTGATGATGGGTATGACGGTATCATTTATTGGCGGAATGATTTTATTGCCCTTGATCGGTATCAGTGTGAACATGATTTCAATGTTCGGTTTTTTGGTGGTACTCGGTATTGTAGTGGATGATGCCATTGTGGTAGGTGAAAATGTTTATGAATATCGGCAGAAAGGGCTAAGCCCAATGAAAGCTGCCATTGCGGGAGCCAAAGATGTTTCATTACCGGTAACTTTTAGTATCGTAACCACCATCATTGCCTTCGTTCCCTTATTGTTTATGCCCGGGGAAACGGGTAAATTCTGGCAACCTCTACCTGCTGTGGTTATCGTAATTCTAAGTGTTTCGCTTCTTGAGGCGCTTTTTATTCTACCTTCTCATTTAGGTCACCTCAAACAAAAAGCAAGCAAAAACAAATGGGTGCTAAAGCTAGAGCAATGGCAGCATGCTTTCGCCAAGGGTTTTGACCGGTTGATTGAAAAACGATACCGTCCATTTCTTGATGCCTGTCTTAAATACAGATACATCACGTTAAGTGCTGCAGTGGCACTTTTGTTAGTGGTTGGTGGGTATGGATTTAGTGGTCATATGGGCATGATCATGATGCCCGAGGTAGCGGCTGATGAAATTGAGGCTGGGGTTCGCTTGCCTGTTGGCACTACACCTGATCAAGCGGCAAAAGTTGCCCATGCTATTTCAGAATCTACACAGCGTATGTTTGAAGAGCATGATCTTTATGAAGTGGCGGAGGGAATTAAAACCAATGTACGCGGACAAAATTTTATTGATGTGGAGATTGTAATGTTACCACCGGATCAACGGGATATTACTGCCGCGGAAGTCATTGCATTATGGCGGGACAATATTGGTGATATTGAAGGAGTGGACCAGATTACATTTGAAGCGGAGCGTGGCCCTGGAGGTGCACGGCAAGATATTAGTATCGATTTAAGCCATTCCGATATTGGCGTTCTAGAACGTGCAAGTAGCGCTTTCGTAGAAAGAATGCAGGCTTTTTCAAATACGCGTGATGTTACCGACAACTATAACAAAGGTAAAATGCAATATGATTTTAAGCTGCTGCCACAGGGGAGAAATTTAGGCCTCACCTCTGATGAAGTAGGGCGGCAGGTACGCGATGCTTTTTTTGGTGCTTTGGCAATGCGTCAGTTGCGAGGTATGAACGAAATTGAAGTGCGTGTAAAACTGCCGTTGGAAGAGCGAAAGGATATTAAAAACCTAGAAAAATTTCTGGTACGAACTCCAAATGGCCTTGAAGTTCCATTAATGGATGTGGTGGAAATTAAGGAAAAGGAAGCGTTTACCAGTATTAACCGAAGAGATGGCCGTAGGGTTGTTAATGTGGGTATGGATGTAGAACCTGCCAATACCGTTGGTCGTGTCATTGCTACGGTAAATGAAGAAACCTTGCCTCAATTAAGAGCTGATTTTCCCGGAATAACTTGGACTTTTGAAGGAAGCCAAGCAGACATGAGAGAAAGCACGAACACATTAAAGGCCGGATTTTCCATAGCTATGCTTTTAATTTATGTACTACTTGCAATAGCCTTCAGTAGCTACTTGCAACCATTGATAGTTATGACCGCTATTCCGTTCGGAATCGTAGGGGCGGTAATAGGTCATATACTATTGGGTTATGATTTGTCATTGGTAAGTTTAATGGGGGTAATAGCCTTGTCGGGTGTTGTTGTAAACGATTCACTTATCATGATAGATTATGCCAATAAACGCAGAGATGAAGGTGAAGCCATTTATCATTCTATCCATGAAGCCGGTTTGAGAAGGTTTCGCCCTATTATTTTAACTACCATGACCACTTTTGGAGGTCTGGCACCAATCATTTTAGAAACGTCCAGCCAAGCATTTCATCTAATCCCCATGGCCATATCCTTGGGCTTCGGTATAGTATTCGCCACAACTATAATCTTGGTCATTGTACCTTGCCTGTATCTTATTTTAGAAGATTTACGCCTATTGGTTTTAAAGGGGCGTACGGTACAACAGGTAAATGTTTCAGATAATTAGAAAACATAAAAGGAGGCTTTGGC from Zobellia alginiliquefaciens includes:
- a CDS encoding efflux RND transporter permease subunit, which encodes MEDKDKGKIRKEGAIAYMSRNSIATNLLMLVLLVGGLFTMYTIQKEVFPEFQLDFVEVSVAYPGASPEEVEQGVLQPVEEAVRGVQGIKEVVSEASEGSAEISIELVAGSERMRVFQDIDQAINRIRTFPDDIERPEVRLQSRQRDVLQIGLYGAADVWTLRELAERLRTILLNNPEITQVELGNVPDYETRVEIPRQTLQKYNLTLGQVADIIRQSSNDVPAGAIQTQSGEILLRMQERKQWAKEYGNITIVSSEEGAKLSLDDIATITDGFEEVGFHGQFNQQNYVELRIFRIGDQSPLKIAEVTQNILKDFQLPPGINYRTDSNRAADYRERLSLLTENGVLAIVIVLLILTLFLEYRLAFWVMMGMTVSFIGGMILLPLIGISVNMISMFGFLVVLGIVVDDAIVVGENVYEYRQKGLSPMKAAIAGAKDVSLPVTFSIVTTIIAFVPLLFMPGETGKFWQPLPAVVIVILSVSLLEALFILPSHLGHLKQKASKNKWVLKLEQWQHAFAKGFDRLIEKRYRPFLDACLKYRYITLSAAVALLLVVGGYGFSGHMGMIMMPEVAADEIEAGVRLPVGTTPDQAAKVAHAISESTQRMFEEHDLYEVAEGIKTNVRGQNFIDVEIVMLPPDQRDITAAEVIALWRDNIGDIEGVDQITFEAERGPGGARQDISIDLSHSDIGVLERASSAFVERMQAFSNTRDVTDNYNKGKMQYDFKLLPQGRNLGLTSDEVGRQVRDAFFGALAMRQLRGMNEIEVRVKLPLEERKDIKNLEKFLVRTPNGLEVPLMDVVEIKEKEAFTSINRRDGRRVVNVGMDVEPANTVGRVIATVNEETLPQLRADFPGITWTFEGSQADMRESTNTLKAGFSIAMLLIYVLLAIAFSSYLQPLIVMTAIPFGIVGAVIGHILLGYDLSLVSLMGVIALSGVVVNDSLIMIDYANKRRDEGEAIYHSIHEAGLRRFRPIILTTMTTFGGLAPIILETSSQAFHLIPMAISLGFGIVFATTIILVIVPCLYLILEDLRLLVLKGRTVQQVNVSDN